A region of the Antedon mediterranea chromosome 4, ecAntMedi1.1, whole genome shotgun sequence genome:
TATAACAACTGTACCGAGGGTccataacagtataataactgtaccgagGGTCCATAAtagtataataactgtaccgagGGTCcataacaatataataactgtaccgagGGTCcataacaatataataactgtaccgagGGTCCATAACAGTGTAATACCTGTACCGAGGGTAcataacagtataataactgtaccgagGGTCcataacaatataataactgtaccgagggtccataacagtataataactgtaccgagGGTCCATAACAGTATAACAACTGTACCGAGGGTccataacagtataataactgtaccgagggtccataacagtataataactgtaccgagGGTCCATAGcaatataataactgtaccgatAGGGTccataacagtataataactgtaccgagggtccataacagtataataactgtaccgagggtccataacagtataataactgtaccgagggtacataacagtataataactgtaccgagggtacataacagtataataactgtaccgagggtacatacagtataataactgtaccgagGGTCCATAACAGTATATAAACTGTACTGAGGGTccataacagtataataactgtaccgagGGTCCATAACAGTATAAAAACTGTACCGAGGGTAcataacagtataataactgtaccgagggtccataacagtataataactgtaccgagggtccataacagtataataactgtaccgagggtccataacagtataataactgtaccgagggtccataacagtataataactgtaccgagggtacataacagtataataactgtaccgagggtccataacagtataataactgtaccgagggtccataacagtataataactgtaccgagGGTCCATAAtagtataataactgtaccgagggtccataacagtataataactgtaccgagggtccataacagtataataactgtaccgagggtccataacagtataataactgtaccgagGGTACATAACAATATAATACCTGATCGCCAGACACGTCAAAATGTTTGAAGATTTCATTCACCGCATCTCCGTAAAAATTGAAAAGAAATCCAAATGTACCGAATTCTTCTGCTGATATGCTTTGACTGCCGTCTTCGTCGAGCAGTTCAAACACCGTCCGAGAATGACGGTAGATGAACTGTTTCTCTTCTTTATCCTAAAAGAAAATTGAGAAAGACGAAATATGATGAAGATAATACAATATTCAttgtaaaaatagtgtttagatcttaaacatgtattttgtacCCACTTTTCGGACACATTCAGCCTTCCTTAAACACTTTCTAAACATGTAGTCTGTATCCAACTCAACACATCAGTGACGTGTTGTTAAACATGTGAAGCAATATAAATACACTGTTTAGGTTTTCCGTTTAACAGCTTTGGAGATTTTTTTCCGCCACAGTAAAATCGTATGCACGCAACGCTAAACACGTACCTAACATGTTgactgaaaataatattaactttAGCTTTTAAACACGCTAAAAATGTAACTACCTGTTAAAAAGCTAAATGTGTGGACAAGTGGgtacaaaatacatgtttaggatctaaacactatttttacaaTTAGTTACTTATGACTGCAATGGTCCTTTACCTGTATTGAGATTAGTATACACACAAGCAGGTAGAATTCGTCAAAGTCAATCTGACCAGAGCCATCTACGTCCAACATATCGAAAACTTTGTATATGCggcttttattcaaatttgtcaCATGGTGCATAAACGTATAAAATTGAATGtcttaaaaagaaataaacgatattattaaatattccgATCACTTTATAGTAAGTAATCATAAACCTAGGGTAATGATAGAGGATAGTATTCCTAGGCTATATATGGCCGGCTAGGCATAGAGCCTAGGCCGAGAGATTGGGCCAGAGCCTCCAGAGGCCTAAGTTTCTAAACCACGTACCACCTACCATTAATTGCCATCTGATCATGAACGTCCAACAgtttaaaatattctaatactATTTTAACATTCTTCGCGGTCAAAAAGCAGTAGGTCTTATCCAAATGCAGGTATTGCAAAATGCTcgattttattttcatttctgcTGCTCTCTGTGGTTCCCGCAAAAAAAGTTTGAAATTAATGTCAAATTCGACGGATAGAAAATACGCGCGCGCGGGTGCGtataatcatcatcatgtacatgggcacatcacattttttttgtcatatgaagtgtagacagagctttacggcAGCAGAGAGGGAGTGCTTAATTATAATGTTCATTATTACCGCCCCGTATCATAATTTAATCAAAGTTGTTCAAAATATACAAGAAATTCAAATATTATGCACTGTGGGTATGTATCTTTCTTTACCAACTTACTCGCAAGAGAATGTTCCATTATCCAAAAAGGGGTGTCCAGAATACAAACTCCATTCTCATATTCCAATCGTTAAAATCAAGAACTGAAAACGGTCACACGAATAAAATAACCCCTCTATTTCTTTgtctattatattattttatttcatattttacacTTACTATGAGTTTATGTAAAATCATTACAATTTCACATCAACAGACAACTTTATTATAGCTTATTAGCGTCTATGTTACCTTTATTAAATATCATAcaaatatttacttatttatt
Encoded here:
- the LOC140046140 gene encoding EF-hand calcium-binding domain-containing protein 9-like encodes the protein MKIKSSILQYLHLDKTYCFLTAKNVKIVLEYFKLLDVHDQMAINDIQFYTFMHHVTNLNKSRIYKVFDMLDVDGSGQIDFDEFYLLVCILISIQDKEEKQFIYRHSRTVFELLDEDGSQSISAEEFGTFGFLFNFYGDAVNEIFKHFDVSGDQALDYKEFKMFAMACIDRQNEIDRQKREKIEKQKQLIEEKQKRKQALIEAGNYRGDFIEGVVDTFNRCNVM